The following coding sequences lie in one Streptomyces sp. NBC_00510 genomic window:
- a CDS encoding AfsR/SARP family transcriptional regulator translates to MTTDLTLLSRVAYRGQEITAPRLRGLLALLASELRSGCSTTRLVDGLWQDELPANPANALRILVSRARSQLGADVVISTPTGYRLALTEEQVDTSVVVRCAEASARHTRAGDHASALASAEEGLAFWDTAPDTDATAADPVAELCAERAPLHDSLIRSRALALARLGRRAEAVAPLTEVFARTPRDEEVLAELLRAEAATAGPSAALTRYDTYRRELRDDLGTDPGPGLKAVHQQLLQVEAPTVRYGVPHDPNPLLGRDEDLAAVAGLLHSSRLASIVGPGGLGKTRLAHAVSRQAEQRTVHFISLAGVSTDHDVAGEVASALGGGSDAPAKIVAALGADPTLLVLDNCEQVVQGTADLVRELVALSKDLRVLVTSRAPLGLSSEAVYQLPQLSLATSIELFEQRARAARHHVELPPAAVAELCRHLDGLPLAVELAAARVRVLTVPEIARRLGDRFALLRGGSRDAPERHRTLHAVVEWSWNLLEEDARAALRALSVFPGGFTEDAAEHLLGDDGDAPYLLEQLVDQSLLKATDTAAGIRFHMLETVREFSAARRATAGEEQAVSDRFLDWARTFGLTNHDALFSLEPLRHWARLRTEQDNLVLALRLALAREDHATTAAAGAVLAGVWLTDSASFHRVLTLATDTAAPLSHYRPDAWHTDVTRTLSAICTAAPFIGYGPPGTRHLVTLRRLPPAKPDTLLRALATVLSAVPDMRPPGYEALQELCASDAPLLAGIAECVASYLWEHEHEPERALSSARRMLAMVDAVPNPTLKLLGHSRSSELCADAGLGDEAYQHLLAALDTLTHLSDQSPTTGLRRGLVLACLQRGKPDEAEQWLRRVEQSQPDEQTPDFTTDQAAWAEIALARGLTELGLKQWRTAVERIRASDSPPADPAMDAWAQAIEAHAVAAHAYAGRLEPVAGLVAGLENRLLTLLADDSRPPGEVLTYGTRVLALGLARLAKGDPTAVRLLALAERLHVSQVFQPTMSLDRARQAAEDADGAAYADAVSEYAALKRDGLREAARTLISGRG, encoded by the coding sequence GTGACGACCGACCTGACTCTCCTGTCGCGCGTGGCCTACCGCGGCCAGGAGATCACCGCGCCCCGGCTGCGCGGGCTGCTCGCGCTGCTCGCAAGCGAGCTGCGCTCCGGTTGCAGCACCACACGGCTGGTGGACGGGCTGTGGCAGGACGAGCTGCCGGCCAACCCCGCCAACGCGCTGCGGATCCTGGTCTCCCGGGCTCGCTCCCAACTCGGCGCCGATGTCGTCATCAGCACCCCCACCGGCTACCGGCTCGCACTGACCGAGGAGCAGGTCGACACTTCGGTAGTGGTCCGATGTGCCGAGGCGAGCGCCCGGCACACCCGAGCCGGGGATCACGCCTCCGCCCTGGCCAGTGCCGAGGAAGGCCTCGCCTTCTGGGACACCGCCCCGGACACCGACGCCACAGCAGCGGACCCCGTCGCGGAGCTGTGCGCCGAGCGGGCGCCGCTCCACGACTCCCTCATACGCTCCCGCGCGCTCGCCCTCGCACGGCTGGGACGACGGGCCGAGGCCGTGGCGCCGCTGACCGAGGTCTTCGCCCGGACCCCCCGTGACGAGGAAGTACTGGCCGAACTGCTGCGCGCCGAGGCGGCCACGGCCGGGCCGTCGGCGGCGCTCACCCGCTACGACACGTACCGGCGTGAACTCCGCGACGACCTCGGCACCGACCCGGGCCCCGGCCTCAAGGCCGTGCACCAGCAGCTGCTGCAGGTCGAGGCGCCCACGGTCCGCTACGGGGTGCCGCACGATCCGAATCCGCTCCTGGGACGGGACGAGGATCTCGCCGCCGTGGCCGGGCTGCTGCACTCCTCACGGCTGGCGTCGATCGTCGGCCCCGGCGGGCTGGGCAAGACGCGCCTCGCACACGCCGTCAGCCGCCAGGCGGAACAGCGGACGGTGCACTTCATCTCGCTCGCCGGAGTCAGCACGGACCACGACGTGGCCGGCGAGGTGGCGTCGGCGCTCGGCGGCGGGTCGGACGCGCCCGCCAAAATCGTCGCCGCACTCGGCGCCGACCCCACACTGCTCGTGCTGGACAACTGCGAGCAGGTCGTCCAGGGCACCGCCGACCTGGTGCGCGAGCTGGTGGCCTTGTCCAAGGACCTGCGGGTTCTCGTCACCAGCCGGGCCCCGCTCGGGCTGAGCTCAGAAGCGGTCTACCAACTGCCGCAGCTGAGCCTGGCGACCTCCATCGAGCTCTTCGAACAGCGGGCCCGAGCCGCACGCCACCACGTCGAACTCCCGCCCGCCGCCGTGGCGGAGCTGTGCCGGCACCTGGACGGCCTGCCACTCGCCGTGGAGCTGGCCGCGGCACGGGTACGGGTACTGACCGTCCCCGAAATAGCCCGCCGCCTCGGCGACCGGTTCGCGCTGCTGCGCGGCGGGAGCCGGGACGCACCCGAACGCCACCGCACCCTGCACGCCGTCGTCGAGTGGAGCTGGAACCTCCTGGAGGAAGACGCCCGGGCGGCACTGCGGGCACTGTCCGTCTTCCCCGGCGGCTTCACCGAAGACGCCGCGGAACACCTGCTCGGTGACGACGGCGACGCGCCGTACCTGCTGGAGCAACTGGTCGACCAGTCGCTGCTGAAAGCCACCGACACCGCGGCCGGGATCCGCTTCCACATGCTGGAGACGGTGCGGGAGTTCAGCGCCGCCCGACGCGCGACGGCCGGGGAGGAACAGGCGGTCAGCGACCGGTTCCTGGACTGGGCACGGACCTTCGGACTCACCAACCACGACGCACTGTTCAGCCTCGAGCCGCTCCGCCACTGGGCACGGCTGCGCACCGAACAGGACAACCTCGTACTCGCCCTGCGCCTCGCCCTCGCCCGCGAGGACCACGCCACCACCGCGGCGGCCGGCGCCGTGCTGGCCGGCGTCTGGCTCACCGACTCCGCGAGCTTCCACCGGGTCCTCACCCTGGCCACCGACACCGCGGCGCCACTGTCGCACTACCGCCCCGACGCCTGGCACACCGACGTCACCCGCACCCTCAGCGCCATCTGCACCGCCGCCCCCTTCATCGGATACGGCCCGCCCGGGACACGCCACCTCGTCACCCTGCGCCGACTGCCGCCCGCGAAGCCCGACACCCTGCTGCGAGCACTCGCCACCGTACTGAGCGCCGTCCCGGACATGCGCCCGCCCGGCTACGAGGCCCTGCAGGAACTGTGCGCGAGCGACGCACCCCTGCTCGCGGGCATCGCCGAATGCGTGGCCAGCTACCTCTGGGAACACGAGCACGAGCCGGAACGCGCGCTGTCCTCGGCCCGCCGCATGCTCGCCATGGTGGACGCCGTACCCAACCCGACCCTCAAACTGCTCGGCCACTCCCGCAGCAGCGAACTGTGCGCCGACGCCGGCCTCGGCGACGAGGCCTACCAACACCTCCTCGCCGCACTGGACACCTTGACGCACCTCAGCGACCAATCACCCACCACGGGCCTGCGCCGCGGCCTCGTGCTGGCCTGCCTGCAGCGCGGCAAGCCGGACGAAGCCGAGCAGTGGCTACGGCGCGTCGAGCAGAGCCAGCCGGACGAGCAGACCCCGGACTTCACCACCGACCAGGCCGCCTGGGCCGAGATCGCGCTCGCCCGCGGCCTCACCGAACTCGGCCTCAAGCAATGGCGAACGGCCGTCGAGCGGATACGCGCAAGCGATTCACCCCCCGCCGACCCCGCCATGGACGCCTGGGCGCAGGCGATCGAAGCCCACGCGGTGGCCGCCCACGCGTACGCCGGACGGCTGGAACCGGTCGCCGGCCTCGTGGCCGGACTGGAGAACCGGCTGCTCACGCTGCTCGCCGACGATTCCCGCCCGCCCGGGGAGGTCCTGACCTACGGCACCCGCGTCCTGGCCCTCGGCCTGGCCCGGCTCGCCAAGGGCGACCCAACCGCGGTACGCCTGCTGGCCCTGGCGGAACGACTGCACGTCTCACAGGTCTTCCAGCCCACGATGTCCCTCGACCGCGCCCGGCAGGCCGCCGAAGACGCCGACGGGGCGGCGTACGCCGACGCGGTGTCGGAGTACGCCGCCCTGAAGCGGGACGGGCTGCGGGAGGCGGCCCGCACGCTCATTTCGGGTCGCGGTTGA
- a CDS encoding pyridoxamine 5'-phosphate oxidase family protein: MELSREERESFLAETHVAALGVAAGDNRGPLMVPIWYAYEPGGLPWILTGAGSRKMTLIRAAGRFSLLVQRTEPTPRYVSVEGPVAEVTEGTSALHREMAGRYLSGEALDRFVAMAEVELADHVVVRIRPERWLTADLGTVA; encoded by the coding sequence ATGGAACTTTCCCGCGAAGAACGTGAAAGCTTTCTGGCTGAGACGCATGTAGCCGCGCTGGGCGTCGCAGCCGGCGACAACCGCGGACCGTTGATGGTTCCGATTTGGTACGCCTACGAGCCCGGCGGTCTGCCCTGGATCCTCACCGGCGCGGGCTCGCGGAAGATGACGCTGATCAGGGCTGCGGGCCGCTTCAGCCTGCTGGTCCAGCGCACGGAGCCGACGCCCCGGTACGTATCGGTCGAAGGGCCGGTTGCCGAAGTGACCGAGGGGACGAGCGCGCTCCATCGCGAGATGGCCGGCCGCTATCTCTCGGGCGAGGCGCTCGACAGATTCGTGGCCATGGCGGAGGTGGAACTCGCCGATCACGTCGTGGTCCGTATCCGGCCGGAACGCTGGCTCACCGCCGATCTGGGCACGGTCGCATAG
- a CDS encoding SDR family oxidoreductase has protein sequence MAGATGRVALVTGASSGIGAATARLLAARGMRVVVNYLRSGKAAEGVVADIAAAGGQAMAVQADVREVAAVEGMVEQVRAAWGGIDVLVHNALIPYVVTSFQEMTWEDLGGKLDAEMHAAFTVTKAVLPAMTEQGWGRIVYLGTGLSRRPREGMIALGTAKAALEQFARYLAQELGPQGITVNVVAPGPVEDTRVSAHVLDDAVKERQVAATPLGRLARPADVAQAVAFYAAEDNAFMTGTTAAVNGGLSMY, from the coding sequence ATGGCTGGAGCAACCGGCAGGGTGGCGTTGGTGACGGGCGCCAGCAGCGGGATCGGTGCGGCCACCGCCCGACTCCTGGCCGCGCGGGGGATGCGCGTGGTGGTCAACTACCTCCGCAGCGGCAAAGCGGCCGAAGGCGTCGTGGCGGACATCGCCGCCGCGGGCGGCCAGGCCATGGCCGTGCAGGCCGACGTGCGTGAGGTGGCGGCCGTCGAGGGCATGGTGGAGCAGGTCCGGGCGGCCTGGGGCGGCATCGACGTGCTCGTGCACAACGCGCTCATCCCGTACGTGGTCACGTCGTTCCAGGAGATGACGTGGGAGGACCTGGGTGGCAAGCTCGACGCCGAGATGCACGCCGCGTTCACGGTCACGAAGGCCGTCCTGCCCGCCATGACCGAACAGGGCTGGGGACGCATCGTCTACCTCGGCACCGGCCTCAGCCGCCGGCCCCGGGAGGGCATGATCGCGCTCGGCACGGCCAAGGCCGCACTGGAACAGTTCGCGCGCTACCTCGCCCAGGAACTGGGACCGCAGGGCATCACGGTCAACGTCGTCGCGCCCGGCCCCGTGGAGGACACCCGCGTGTCGGCGCACGTACTCGACGACGCGGTCAAGGAACGGCAGGTGGCCGCCACCCCTCTCGGCCGCCTCGCACGCCCGGCCGACGTCGCCCAGGCGGTCGCCTTCTACGCCGCCGAGGACAACGCCTTCATGACCGGCACCACCGCCGCGGTCAACGGCGGGCTTTCCATGTACTGA
- a CDS encoding MerR family transcriptional regulator translates to MGRVAELAGVSVRTLHHYDEIGLVRPSGRTAAGYRAYSADDVERLREVLAYRRLGFGLREVAELVGDPSTDAVAHLRRLRSLLLERRDRADAMVTAIDRELEARAKGLKVTPEEQLEMLGARLYDVIGGAYTATRQTDPRIAAQIWDALGGARTVLNVGAGTGSYEPADRDVTAVEPSAVMRGQRPAGSAPCVAAAAESLPFGDRSFDAAMAVSTVHHWGDPIAGLREMRRVAHRVVVLTFDTDEPGWQDRFWLTRDYLPEFAAILADFPSLAGMAEAIGARVEPVLIPWDCADGLFEAYWRRPGAYLEDHVRRAMSVWTRVGPEAEQRAVRSLCDDLGSGRWAERNGDLADLDAVDLGLRLLIG, encoded by the coding sequence GTGGGACGCGTGGCCGAGTTGGCCGGCGTGAGCGTCCGCACGCTGCATCACTATGACGAGATCGGGCTCGTCCGGCCGTCGGGGCGGACCGCAGCCGGGTACCGGGCCTATTCGGCAGACGACGTGGAGCGGCTGCGGGAAGTACTGGCCTACCGGCGGTTGGGCTTCGGGCTGCGGGAGGTCGCGGAACTGGTCGGCGACCCGTCCACCGACGCGGTCGCGCACTTGCGCCGACTGCGCAGCCTGCTGCTGGAGCGGCGTGATCGCGCTGACGCCATGGTGACGGCCATCGACAGGGAACTCGAGGCACGGGCGAAGGGCCTGAAGGTGACGCCGGAGGAGCAACTGGAGATGCTCGGCGCACGGCTGTACGACGTGATCGGCGGCGCCTACACCGCGACACGGCAAACCGATCCGCGGATCGCCGCGCAGATCTGGGACGCGCTCGGGGGCGCGCGGACGGTGCTGAACGTCGGGGCCGGAACCGGCTCCTACGAGCCCGCGGATCGCGACGTGACCGCGGTGGAGCCGTCGGCGGTGATGCGGGGGCAGCGGCCCGCCGGCTCGGCGCCGTGCGTGGCCGCAGCCGCGGAAAGCCTGCCGTTCGGGGACCGGTCCTTCGACGCCGCGATGGCAGTCTCCACCGTTCACCACTGGGGGGACCCGATAGCGGGGCTGCGCGAGATGCGGCGCGTGGCCCACCGCGTGGTGGTGCTCACGTTCGACACCGACGAGCCCGGCTGGCAGGACCGGTTCTGGCTCACCCGCGACTACCTGCCCGAGTTCGCCGCCATCCTCGCGGATTTTCCCTCGCTTGCCGGGATGGCCGAAGCGATCGGCGCCCGCGTTGAGCCGGTACTCATCCCGTGGGACTGTGCGGACGGCCTGTTCGAGGCGTACTGGCGCCGACCGGGTGCGTACCTGGAGGACCACGTGCGCCGTGCGATGTCGGTGTGGACGAGGGTCGGACCGGAGGCCGAGCAGCGGGCGGTGCGAAGCCTGTGCGACGACCTGGGCTCCGGCCGGTGGGCCGAGCGTAACGGCGACCTCGCCGACCTCGACGCCGTAGATCTCGGCCTCCGCCTGCTCATCGGTTGA
- a CDS encoding NPP1 family protein gives MVLAFPTQASASVLQLLPQNADGLEQSFSPAYDYDKDGCYTTAAIGADGTLNPGLKLGGDVNGHCHDYVQLANANTYSREKCNNDWCAVVYASYFEKDQATLGPAAIGHTHDWEHVVVWIHNNQVEYVSASQHSGYQIAARSAIRFDGTHPKIVYHKDGASTHCFRFANTNDEPPENATGGWFYPRLVGWEGYPAGYRDKLMNADFGSATIKINDARFNSTLANSKPSGIPFDPNA, from the coding sequence GTGGTGTTGGCCTTCCCTACGCAGGCGAGCGCCTCAGTCCTGCAGCTGCTGCCCCAGAACGCCGACGGCCTGGAGCAGTCCTTCTCCCCGGCTTACGACTACGACAAGGACGGCTGCTACACCACGGCCGCCATCGGAGCCGACGGCACCCTCAATCCCGGCTTGAAGCTGGGTGGGGACGTCAACGGGCACTGTCACGACTACGTCCAGCTGGCCAACGCCAACACATACTCGCGCGAGAAGTGCAACAACGACTGGTGCGCCGTCGTCTACGCCAGCTACTTCGAAAAGGACCAAGCCACGCTCGGCCCTGCGGCCATCGGCCACACCCACGACTGGGAGCACGTCGTGGTCTGGATCCACAACAACCAGGTCGAGTACGTCTCGGCGTCCCAGCACTCCGGTTACCAGATCGCCGCCCGCTCGGCGATCCGTTTCGACGGCACCCACCCCAAGATCGTGTACCACAAGGATGGCGCCTCGACACACTGCTTCCGCTTCGCCAACACCAACGACGAGCCGCCGGAGAACGCCACCGGAGGCTGGTTCTACCCCCGCCTCGTCGGCTGGGAGGGCTACCCGGCGGGCTACCGGGACAAGCTCATGAACGCGGACTTCGGCTCGGCCACCATCAAGATCAACGACGCCCGCTTCAACTCCACCCTCGCCAACTCCAAGCCCTCTGGCATCCCCTTCGATCCCAACGCCTGA
- a CDS encoding SMI1/KNR4 family protein, which produces MATLAEIRALLGEPGFNWTDPAPWIEVEREFGIEFPADFREILDAYGSVQINNQLYLEHPAGHLLHNLGESIRGDLELFREEDMMEYLPSPAGANPGELMPVASAATGEWVFLRVPDSSSSPWSVLVQELDSPAWVLHEMTFGEWLLAYLRGEDATVCSRNFAPDRPFFEPLS; this is translated from the coding sequence ATGGCAACGCTTGCAGAGATCCGTGCCTTGTTGGGCGAACCGGGATTCAACTGGACGGATCCGGCGCCATGGATTGAAGTGGAGCGGGAGTTCGGAATCGAATTCCCGGCGGACTTCCGCGAGATCTTGGATGCCTACGGTTCGGTCCAAATCAACAATCAGCTGTATCTGGAGCACCCCGCCGGCCACCTTCTGCACAACCTGGGAGAGTCCATCAGGGGGGATCTCGAGCTCTTCCGCGAGGAGGACATGATGGAGTACCTGCCGAGTCCGGCAGGGGCGAACCCCGGCGAGTTGATGCCGGTGGCGTCGGCCGCGACGGGGGAGTGGGTTTTCCTCCGCGTTCCCGACAGTTCCTCGTCGCCCTGGAGCGTCCTGGTCCAGGAGCTTGACAGTCCGGCTTGGGTGCTCCATGAGATGACATTCGGTGAGTGGTTGCTGGCTTACCTCAGGGGTGAGGACGCGACGGTGTGTTCTCGCAACTTCGCACCTGATCGACCGTTCTTCGAACCGCTGAGCTGA
- a CDS encoding MFS transporter, which translates to MSPSAPSPLSTSSPTWNARQWGILLTVSIVGFLDALDVNMVGVALPSIQDDLGLSTSALQWIVSGYVLGYGGFLLLGGRAADILGRRSVFLAAVAVFAVTSLVGGLVDDGTLLIVARVLKGVSAAFTAPAAFSIITTTFAEGPARNKAIGIYTLFGSGGFSGGLVLSGALTEVGWRWTFLLPVPVALIALVAAIRVLPKDGPRTVGNYDLPGALTLVAGMLLLVYVVVEAPQKGWTTASTLVEFGLAAALLAAFVVIELRGAQPLVRLGILRSSSLVRANVGLSVFFGAYVGFQFVVTLYFQQVLQWSALQTAFGFLPAAAIVTVASPRIPYLIARYGTARSIIAGVIAHVAAYALFLAIARDHPYAVGVLPSMLLLSIGFTLAFAPFQLEGTSGIPDHEQGLAGGLLNTSMQIGGAIGLAIVTAVLTAGNGGKSGPETLLAGFTPAMITVTVLAAIGLLVALSGSLGRRRVPAQTDRSTDRRELDKVT; encoded by the coding sequence ATGAGTCCTTCCGCTCCATCGCCGTTGTCCACTTCCTCGCCCACATGGAACGCGCGGCAGTGGGGAATCCTGCTCACCGTCTCGATCGTCGGGTTCCTCGACGCGCTGGACGTGAACATGGTGGGTGTCGCCCTGCCCTCGATCCAGGACGACCTGGGCCTGTCCACCAGCGCACTGCAGTGGATCGTCAGCGGTTACGTCCTTGGCTACGGCGGGTTTCTGCTGCTGGGCGGGCGCGCCGCCGACATCCTCGGCCGGCGCAGTGTCTTCCTGGCGGCGGTCGCCGTCTTCGCCGTGACCTCGCTGGTCGGCGGCCTGGTCGACGACGGGACCCTTCTGATCGTCGCCCGTGTCCTGAAGGGCGTGTCGGCGGCGTTCACCGCACCTGCGGCGTTTTCCATCATCACGACCACGTTCGCCGAGGGGCCTGCCCGCAACAAGGCGATCGGGATCTACACGCTCTTCGGTTCCGGCGGCTTCTCGGGGGGGCTGGTGCTGTCCGGTGCGCTGACCGAGGTCGGCTGGCGGTGGACGTTCCTCCTGCCGGTGCCCGTGGCGCTGATCGCCCTGGTGGCGGCGATCCGTGTCCTGCCCAAGGACGGACCGCGCACCGTCGGCAACTACGACCTGCCCGGCGCACTCACCCTCGTCGCCGGAATGCTGCTGCTCGTCTACGTCGTCGTCGAAGCGCCGCAGAAGGGCTGGACCACGGCGAGCACGCTGGTGGAGTTCGGGCTCGCTGCCGCGCTGCTGGCCGCCTTCGTGGTGATCGAGTTGCGCGGGGCGCAGCCGCTGGTCCGTCTGGGCATCCTGCGCTCGAGCTCCCTGGTGCGTGCCAACGTGGGCCTGTCGGTGTTCTTCGGCGCCTATGTCGGCTTCCAGTTCGTGGTGACGCTGTACTTCCAGCAGGTGCTGCAGTGGTCGGCGCTGCAGACCGCGTTCGGCTTCCTTCCCGCCGCCGCCATCGTCACCGTCGCCTCGCCCCGTATCCCGTACCTGATCGCGCGATACGGCACCGCGCGCAGCATCATCGCCGGCGTCATCGCGCACGTGGCCGCCTATGCGCTCTTCCTGGCCATCGCCCGGGACCATCCCTACGCCGTGGGTGTGCTGCCCAGCATGCTGCTGCTCAGCATCGGCTTCACGCTGGCGTTCGCGCCCTTCCAGCTTGAGGGCACCTCGGGAATCCCCGACCACGAGCAAGGCCTGGCCGGCGGCCTGCTGAACACCTCCATGCAGATCGGCGGCGCGATCGGCCTCGCCATCGTCACCGCGGTCCTTACCGCAGGCAACGGCGGCAAGAGCGGGCCCGAGACCCTGCTCGCCGGTTTCACCCCCGCAATGATCACCGTCACCGTGCTCGCGGCCATCGGCCTGCTCGTCGCCCTGTCCGGATCGCTGGGACGTCGCAGGGTACCTGCGCAGACGGACAGGAGCACCGACCGACGGGAGCTCGACAAGGTCACCTGA
- a CDS encoding zinc-dependent alcohol dehydrogenase family protein has product MSKIVRFHATGGPEVLTLDDVEVREPGHGEIRLRTRALGLNRADAMLRSGHRAEFPSGIGWEASGEVDAIGLDVESFTVGDAVSLIPCFRATDYPIHGELAIAPATAVVKHPDTLSWEQAAALWGQYLTAYGALIETASLRAGDTVVIPAASSSVGLAAIQIARSVGARPVALTRSSAKRERLLDEGAEAVVVTGEEDVVTRLNELTDGHGARVILDPVGGPALADLIGAAAPGGTVILYGALSSEATTLPVLQAIGKSLTVRGYKVFDLTTDVERRKVAVDWVLDGLARETLRPVIDTVFPLEDIVEAHRRLESGSQVGKIVVTVPR; this is encoded by the coding sequence ATGAGCAAGATCGTCCGATTTCACGCCACCGGCGGCCCCGAGGTCCTGACCCTGGACGACGTCGAGGTCCGCGAACCCGGGCACGGCGAGATCCGCCTCCGCACCCGTGCTCTCGGGTTGAACCGAGCGGACGCCATGCTCCGCAGCGGTCACCGCGCGGAGTTCCCCTCCGGTATCGGATGGGAGGCCTCCGGTGAGGTCGACGCCATCGGCCTGGACGTCGAAAGTTTCACCGTCGGCGACGCCGTCAGCCTGATCCCCTGCTTCCGGGCCACCGACTACCCCATCCACGGTGAGCTGGCCATCGCGCCCGCCACCGCGGTGGTCAAGCACCCCGACACACTGTCCTGGGAGCAGGCCGCGGCCCTGTGGGGGCAGTACCTGACCGCCTACGGCGCCCTCATCGAAACCGCGAGCCTAAGGGCCGGTGACACGGTGGTCATCCCGGCCGCCTCCAGCAGCGTCGGGCTGGCCGCGATCCAGATAGCCCGCAGTGTGGGGGCCCGGCCCGTGGCACTGACCCGCAGCAGCGCCAAGCGCGAGCGGCTCCTGGACGAAGGCGCGGAGGCAGTGGTCGTCACGGGCGAGGAAGACGTGGTCACCCGCCTGAACGAGCTCACCGACGGTCACGGAGCGCGCGTCATCCTCGACCCGGTGGGAGGACCTGCTCTGGCGGACTTGATCGGTGCCGCCGCGCCCGGTGGGACCGTGATCCTCTACGGCGCGCTGAGCAGCGAGGCCACGACGCTGCCGGTGCTGCAGGCGATCGGCAAGAGCCTGACCGTCCGGGGATACAAGGTCTTCGACCTCACCACCGACGTCGAACGCCGCAAGGTCGCCGTCGACTGGGTCCTTGACGGCCTTGCCCGCGAGACCCTGCGGCCGGTCATCGACACCGTCTTCCCGCTGGAGGACATCGTCGAGGCCCACCGTCGTCTCGAGTCAGGATCCCAGGTCGGCAAGATCGTCGTGACCGTCCCCCGCTGA
- a CDS encoding aldo/keto reductase, which translates to MRYTTFGRNNGLRVSEYGLGTANFGTGWRAGGGWGPGAEPAEARKIFDRFAEAGGTLLDTAENYQAGESEQLLGEFLGADRDHFVLTGKYSMNGVGPQTVSNTGNSRRYMVQALEASLRRLNTDHLDMYWVHAPDGLTPMEEILRGLDDLVSTGKIRYFGLSNFPAWRVSRAAAIAELRGWSPVAGIQVEYSLVDRTAERELLPMARALGLGAALWSPLGGGLLTGKYRQGATGRISDLKAVGFFEDTAQKTAIVDAVLDVAAELGVPASHVAIAWMRQQGARAATAYVPIIGPRSVAQLDDYLGALDVTLTPAQFARLDEVSAIRLGTPHELNAWSVGPIRGGDASVIDEPAIPVA; encoded by the coding sequence ATGCGATACACCACCTTCGGCCGCAACAACGGCCTGCGCGTGTCGGAGTACGGCCTCGGCACCGCCAATTTCGGTACCGGCTGGCGCGCCGGTGGCGGCTGGGGCCCCGGTGCCGAGCCCGCCGAGGCCCGCAAGATCTTCGACCGGTTCGCCGAAGCCGGCGGCACGCTCCTCGACACCGCCGAGAACTACCAGGCCGGCGAATCCGAGCAGCTGCTCGGCGAGTTCCTGGGCGCCGACCGGGACCACTTCGTGCTGACGGGCAAGTACAGCATGAACGGCGTCGGACCGCAGACCGTCTCCAACACCGGCAACAGCCGCCGGTACATGGTCCAGGCCCTCGAAGCCAGCCTGCGCCGCCTGAACACCGACCACCTGGACATGTACTGGGTGCACGCCCCTGACGGCCTGACTCCGATGGAGGAGATCCTGCGCGGACTGGACGACCTGGTCAGCACAGGAAAGATCCGCTACTTCGGGCTGTCCAACTTCCCGGCCTGGCGTGTGTCGCGCGCCGCCGCCATCGCCGAACTGCGCGGCTGGTCCCCGGTGGCCGGAATCCAGGTCGAGTACAGCCTGGTCGACCGCACCGCCGAACGGGAGCTGCTGCCGATGGCGAGGGCACTCGGCCTGGGCGCGGCGCTGTGGAGCCCGCTCGGCGGCGGCCTGCTGACCGGCAAGTACCGTCAGGGCGCCACCGGCCGGATCAGCGACCTCAAGGCCGTCGGGTTCTTCGAGGACACCGCGCAGAAGACCGCGATCGTCGACGCCGTCCTCGACGTCGCGGCCGAACTCGGCGTGCCGGCCTCCCATGTCGCCATCGCCTGGATGCGGCAGCAGGGCGCGCGGGCGGCCACGGCGTACGTGCCGATCATCGGCCCGCGCAGCGTCGCGCAGCTCGACGACTACCTGGGCGCGCTGGACGTGACGCTGACCCCGGCGCAGTTCGCCCGGCTCGACGAGGTGAGCGCGATCAGGCTCGGCACCCCGCATGAGCTGAACGCGTGGAGCGTGGGCCCCATCCGCGGCGGCGACGCAAGCGTGATCGACGAGCCCGCGATCCCGGTGGCGTGA
- a CDS encoding BBE domain-containing protein — translation MANREKPTGSRGAYGDHHDQLAAIKRSYDPYNFFHANQDIPPSTS, via the coding sequence TTGGCGAACAGGGAAAAACCGACCGGATCCAGGGGCGCCTACGGCGACCACCACGACCAACTGGCCGCGATAAAAAGGAGCTACGACCCCTACAACTTCTTCCACGCCAACCAGGACATCCCGCCCTCCACCTCCTGA